Proteins from a single region of Chitinispirillales bacterium:
- the rfbB gene encoding dTDP-glucose 4,6-dehydratase — translation MRSLKNIMVTGGAGFIGSNFIRYLLTKTTFDGKIVNFDKLTYAGNLQNLADLQNDTRYIFVKGDICDIDAVKRAFEKYSIDTVVHFAAESHVDRSILGPADFINTNILGTFNLLECAKNFWKNFDGKLFHHVSTDEVFGSLGESGYFTETTPYSPRSPYSSSKASSDHLVNAYFHTYGLPVTLSNCSNNYGYYQFPEKLIPVMIENMLDEKPLPVYGDGKNIRDWLFVEDHNGAVWTIMNNAKTGESYNIGGENEWENIKLVNVLCETVAQIQGKDKDCHKKLITFVKDRPGHDRRYAIDCSKIKRELGWKQRYSFDDGLKKTARWYLNNRQWVEDIKSGEYKNWINRNYFQR, via the coding sequence ATGAGAAGTCTGAAAAATATTATGGTCACGGGCGGCGCGGGATTTATCGGCTCGAATTTCATTAGATATTTGCTGACAAAAACGACTTTTGACGGAAAAATCGTTAATTTCGACAAACTGACTTATGCGGGAAATCTGCAAAATTTGGCGGATTTGCAAAACGATACGCGCTATATTTTTGTCAAAGGCGATATTTGCGATATCGACGCGGTTAAGCGGGCGTTTGAAAAGTACAGTATCGACACCGTCGTTCACTTTGCCGCGGAAAGCCACGTGGACAGGTCGATTTTGGGACCTGCGGATTTTATAAATACAAATATTTTGGGAACTTTTAATCTGTTGGAATGCGCAAAGAATTTTTGGAAGAATTTTGACGGTAAACTGTTCCATCACGTAAGTACCGACGAGGTTTTCGGAAGTTTGGGCGAAAGCGGATATTTTACCGAAACCACCCCATATTCGCCGAGAAGTCCTTACTCGTCTTCAAAGGCGAGCAGCGACCATTTGGTAAACGCGTATTTTCATACTTACGGGCTTCCGGTTACGCTTTCAAACTGCTCGAATAATTACGGATATTATCAATTCCCTGAAAAACTTATTCCCGTGATGATTGAAAATATGCTTGACGAAAAACCGCTTCCCGTTTACGGCGACGGAAAGAATATCCGCGACTGGCTTTTTGTCGAAGATCACAACGGCGCCGTCTGGACTATCATGAACAACGCAAAAACGGGTGAAAGTTATAATATCGGCGGAGAAAACGAATGGGAAAACATTAAATTGGTCAACGTTTTGTGCGAAACTGTCGCGCAAATTCAAGGCAAAGACAAAGACTGCCACAAAAAGTTGATAACTTTTGTAAAAGACCGCCCGGGACACGACAGAAGATACGCTATCGACTGTTCAAAAATAAAAAGGGAATTAGGCTGGAAACAAAGATATTCGTTTGACGACGGACTGAAAAAAACGGCGCGGTGGTATTTGAATAATAGACAATGGGTAGAGGACATAAAAAGCGGCGAATACAAAAATTGGATAAATAGAAATTATTTTCAAAGATAA